Genomic segment of Methanobacterium spitsbergense:
AATTCCCAATAAAAGAATTGGTGAAGCTATGCCTCCCAGTATCATGTATTTGAGTGCTGTTTCATAGTTATTATTAATCTTGGAAACCAGTACAATACCAACTTGCGCAAGGGCTGCAATTTCAAAGAATACATAAAGGTTGAATATATCATCTGACAAAAGCATTGCTATTATTGATGCTGTTCCCATTAGCATGAGGTATATGTAAACACCCGATGGTTTTTTTACCTCATAAAGAGATATGAATATGGCAAATAAACCAACAATACCAAGTATAAATATCATGAGTTTTTGGGCACTTCCATAGACATATGTAATTGCAGGGTGGAAGATGTTCAGTGCTGTTCCTGTTATTAATGCAGGAAGACCTGCTGATATTGTTGGATTTTGTGCTAAGGGAGGATATCCTCCAAAGTATTGTATACCATAATTCGCAAGAAGTGGTATTATTGGAAGTGCCAGTGCAACCACTATTGAAATTGCCTTTACAGTCCTAGTCCTTTCATGAAGAAGGTTTAGGAACAAAGCACAAGTAATTGGGATTATTACCATCAATGGGATCAATAGGTTAGGAAGGTTCATTTTGATACCTCCATCAATCCATAATAGTTATGAACAATATAAACATAATTTAACTCTGTTTTTGTTCCTTTGTTGTTTGTTGAGAAGTTTGAAAGCATTTCAATTACTCTCCAAGAATCTTTGATGCACTTATAGATCCATATTTTTTATTAAGTACTATTATAATTCCAAGCATCACAGCCATGGTACTAGCCCCAATAACAATGCTCGTGAGCACAAGAGCGTATGGAAGCGGGTAAGATGCATTCTGTGAAAAGTTGCTCATTGACATTCCAGGTAAAAATATATAGACTATTCCTCCTGCTTTGTACCCGAGCGATACAAGAAACAGGTTAGCACCATCACCTATAAATGCTAGCGCTATAACTTTTTTTATTAGGTTATCGAGGAATAATGCACCAAAAATACCTATTACTATCAATGCTCCTGATGTGAGAAGTGATGCTAGTTGTGTGTCCATTATCATTTTATTCCTCCACCCTGCGAGTTCTTAAAACTGCCAGTGCAAAAAACACGGGTACTATTGCCGAACCAACAATTGCTTGGGTCAGTGCAACATCCGGGGCTTGAAGATATTGGTAAAGGAATGCAAGTGAAGCTCCAGGAATACCTGTTAGAATGGCTGCTTTTAGAAGATCCCTTTGCATTAAAGATATTACTGCACCTAAAATCGCTGTTATCATGAAAATGTATTCAATCATTGTTCTTCCTCCCCATAGAAGTAACCATTGGCTATTGCATGTGCTGCAAAGGGTGCTAAAATGAAGTAGGCCACTGCCAAAAGGGGTTCATTGAGTGCTAACAGTGCTATTATAAGAGCTGTGTCTGCAACTCCCAGTATATGTATTCTGGCATAGATTATATTTTCAATATTGTCCCCATACCTCAAAATCCCGTAAGCTGCTAAAAGCACCAAAAAGGCGGCTATTATGAGTATTGCTGACTGTATCAATGTTATTACATCTGTCACGTGATCATCCTCTTAAAACTCTTGCAAATGCTATAGTTCCTACTGGCCCTAGAAATATCAGTGCAGTTGCGATGTCCTTACAAAAACCAAGGTTGTACACGTGCTGCACTAATATAAGCATCGTTGCGATTGCAATACTTAATCCTGATAAACCTACCAGGGCCATTGCAATTTTCTTCCTTGTTGTGATCCTTATTGTGGCAATTGCAAAAATTGCAAGTGCCCCCATTAGAATATATTCTGATATAAGCAGTATGTTCATTCTAACATCCCTTTTATATATGATTCAAACGGAATTATCTCTTCAACTGAACGTGGAGATATTGTTGCTACTTTTAATATGCAATTTTCAGAGTCAAGATCAATTGAAAGAGTTCCGGGAGTTAATGTTATGCTATTTGCAAGAATTGTCTGTGATATCGGCCTTTTAAGTTCGGTTTTTATTTCAACTACTACAGGTTCAACTTTTCCGTTTAAAACCCTTTTGGCAACGTCCAATTCTGCTTTGAGTATTTCAAAGATAAGAACGATGAAATAAGCTATTCCATAGAATATTCTGGTTATAAACATTGTGAATTAACTCCCTTTTTATTACCTAGACTGATTAATCATGAATAATTAACATGGAAAACAATTTAAAACTTTATAATCAGTTCAACAATATAATCAGATCATTGTAAACCATGATAATTAATTTATCATTATAAAACATGATATATATAAAATTAACTAAATTGATTTTTCATTCAATACAAAAGATTCTAAAAATATAATTTTAATACTTTTTCATTTTGAATATGTTGGAAGTTAAATGGGAATTGCAATTATCTAATGATAAAAAAGTTGTTACCATATAAAACAACAGAAGCGATTACACAACCCCCCCAAATACCTAGTAAAGTTAATCCAGCTAGTTTTTTAAATTTTTCTGATGAAATGGGATTTAACAACTGTACCCCTGAAGGCGTAAAGAGATCCAGTATTATATGACTTAAACACCCCAAAAACAGAGATAAAACTACGTAATAAGTATTGAAACCAATACGTGTTGAAAAAATAAGTCCAATAATAATAAGAAACCCAAACACAGGCACTAGTTTTTTATTTAAAATTACAATCCCTAAGATAAGTAAAATGATAATTAAAGATATCTTTAAGCTTATGTTATAATCAGAGAGTAATATGTAAGCCCCCAACACAAAAAAGGATATACAACCGGTAATAAAAATAATTCCTAATATTGAATGCATAAATCCTCTGTGATCTGAAATATAAAATAATAATGCCATCAAAGCAATTAAAACTCCTACTAGATAGGGAAGTTTGAATATGTAAAGTAATAATGCCAGTATAACCCCCAGCAATCCCATAATTATAATATTTTTCTGATTAACCTTATGATCCATATCTATTATGGATGCACCAACAACTGCAAGTGCAACGTAGAAAACTTCTGGAAAGAATGGAAACACCATTATTATTGAGGCTAAGACATGTTCTTTGTAAGACGGCATTGTATCGAATTAACTTTGTATTTTCCCATTAAATAAATAATTCCTTATGAGATTCTATAATTATTTTTAAAATATAGATGAAATAATAATATCAAATCAATCCAAAGTACTTTAGATAATATATCATTTGAAGATATGATCGTTCTGGACTTCCATGAGTTACTTCACAGTTTTCAGATACTACCTCACAAGTAACTGCAGCAATTCCCCTAATGTTGCATTCATCTTCAATAGCACCGCTGTATAACGATCCCGCAGTTGAATGACAGATAATCTTTGATGACATAGACTTGGTTATATATTTGGCAATAATGTAACTCTCTGGACAGGGATTCTTTGAACAGAACACACTTTCAATTCCAGGATTACTCCTTGGTTTTGTAGAATGAAAATCAGAAATTGATACAATATTTAGGTCATCAATGGCATTTAGTATTTTATTTGAAATAGAACCTTCCTTAGAAGCACTTCTATTCATATCAAATCCTTTAAATCGTCTCGAATTTTTCATTGTGGCATCAGGTATGGCAAATGGAATAATATAGACCGTACCATTTATATTTTTATCTTTCAACTCTTCTGCGAGCCATAATGCAGCAATTTGTGCTGGAAGTTCATTTCCATGTACACCTGCAGTTATCATGATTTTAGGGGAAGAAAATCCAATTTTAAGCATGGGAGTGCCATGTTTGGCTGCATTGATCAATTGAGTGCATGTATAACCCTCAGGAACATATGCCATGAGATTTTCATTTTTATTTACAATTCCTCCAGTTTTATTAGAGATAATTGTAATATCATCTTTAAGAACCATTAACATCACTTAATCATTATTATATGTGATTTAATTTTCAATACATTATTAGGTTACAGAATACCTAATATTTAAACAATATTTCTTTAATTTTATTAAGATATAACCTATTTTATCTACTTTTTTATTCTTAGATCATATTATTCCTATTTAAAATCTGATTTTAATGAAATTAAAATGATACAAAATTATATGTTTTGTTTGATCCAAAGTTGCTAAGTCATGAATTTAATAAATTAAGATAATGTCTGATTTTCATTTTACATAGATAATTTACATAACTCCTACCTAATTTTAATTAATATCCTCTTAAGATGTTGAATAAAAACATAAACAATATATGTTAAAATGTATGAAACTTTCATATTTGTTATGAATATAGTAAGGCCTTAACAATAAATAATAATTATAAAATATTCAAGGTGATTAAATGAAAAAAGTTGTTCTTGCATTCAGTGGTGGATTGGACACAACTGTATGTGTAAAATTACTTCAGGAAAAATATAATATGGAAGTTATAACTGCATGTGTTGATGTAGGACAGCCTGAAGATGAAATTAGAAGGCCTGCAGAAGTTGCAAATAAAATTGGTGTAAAAAAACACTACACAATTGATGCAAAGCATGAATTTGCTGAAGAATTTATATTCAGAGGTATTAAAGCCAATGCCGAATATGAAGGATATCCTTTAAGTACTTCACTTGCAAGGCCATTAATAGCGATGAAGATAGTACAATTAGCTGAAAAAGAAAATGCATATGCAATAGCACATGGTTGTACAGGAAAAGGAAATGACCAATTTAGGTTTGAAACCACAATAAGATCTTCATCCCTTTGTGAAATAATAGCCCCTGTTAGAGATTTAAGTTTAACCAGAACAGAAGAACTAGACTATGCCAAAACACATGACATCCCACTTTACTCTGACAAGCTTTATAGTATAGATGAAAACCTCTGGGGAAGATCCATTGAGGGAGATGTATTAGAAGATCCTATGGTTGAAACTCCAGAAGAAGCCTTTGAATGGACAGTTTCAACCGATGAAGCTCCTGACGAAGCACAAATAATAAAGATTTCCTTTGAAAAAGGTGTTCCTGTGGCCCTTGATGATGTTGAAATGGGCGCATATAAAATTATCAGCGAAAGTAACCGCATTGCCGGACTACATGGAATTGGTAGAATTGACATCATCGAAGACAGAATAATTGGTCTCAAATCAAGGGAAAATTATGAAACACCTGGTGCAGTTCTAATTCTAACTGCCCATAAGGCCCTTGAACAATTAACTCTAACACGCGAAGAACTAAAATTTGCAAATACTATTACTCAAACCTATTCAGAAATAGTATACAATGGATTATGGCATGAACCTTTACGTGAGGATCTTGACTGTATAATCGACAACATGCAGAAACGTGTAACTGGAAATGTGAAGTTGAGACTTCATAAGGGCAGTATTAAAACACTTAGCCGTGAATCTCCTTACAGTCTTTACAGTGAGGAAGCAGTTACTTTTGAAGATAAAGAAACAGATCAGAGAGAAATTGCAGGAATGGTTAAAAACTACGGACTACAAGCAGCATGTTATCAAAAAGTCTGCAAAAAAGATTAAAAATTGAGGATATATTTATCCTCAATATACATCTTAACAAATGTATTGTCTTAATTAATAGGAAATAGATTCGGGTTAAAATAATGGTCCTTAACACAATTTTAATTGGAATAATTCTTGCTGTAATAATAGCTATAGGTTTGATAATTCTTTTTAAAGCTGCAGGAATAATAGTTAAAATATTACTTCATATGGGCTTTGGCCTTATTCTCCTTTTTATAGTAGATTTAATTCCATTTGTACATGTTCCAATTAACGTGCTAACAGTTCTTGTTGCAGGGTTTGGTGGGTTCATAGGGGTTGTACTCCTTGTAATTTTAGGTGTTCTAGGGTTCTATTGATTAAATTCTTCTTTTAAATACTTGAGGGATGTATTTCCAGATATCGCTTGCAATTAAATTGTATCCATACTCTTCTGCTGCAAGGTCACCTGCATTTCCATTAATAAAAGATCCTAAGTATGCAGCTTCAAAGGCTTCATGTCCCTGTGCAACTAAAGCACCTACAATGCCTGCCAATACATCTCCTGTTCCACCAACAGTCATACCAGGGTTTCCTGTAGAGTTAAGTTTTATTTTATCCCCATTTGAAATAATATCTGTAGATCCTTTAAGCAGTACAGTACATTTACATTTTTTAGAACATTCTAAAATGGTATCAATTTGATTGTCCAATTTTTTAGGTACATCAACTCCAAAAAATGCCTTAAATTCTGCTTTATGAGGTGTTAATATCACTTCATTTCTATAATGCTTAATTAAATCTAAATTTAACAATTTAAGTGCATCTGCATCAATAACAATTGGCATGTTGATTTTTTCGATCATCTCTGTTAAAGCCAAACCAGTTTCTTCTTCTCTTCCAATACCACAACCAATTACCATTGAATTTGCATTCTTTGATAATTCAAGTATTTTAGCAGTATCATCAAATGTTACATAGTTGTTTGAAAGGCTTTTAACAATTAAATCAGGAGAATAGGATCTAATAGTAGATGTAACACATTTTGGACACGCAATTACCGATATATCAACTCCTGATCTTAATGCAGATATTGCTGCCAATGCCGGAGCGCCAGAATAATCTTTGCTTCCCCCCAAAACCAATAAATTACCATTTTGTCCCTTATGAGAATTAATATTTCTTTGGGTGAGCCTCAATAAATCCCCGGGACCGGTGTATAACTCAGCTTCTTCAGGTATTCCAATGTCACAGACTTTTAAATCTCCCAAATATTCCTCATCTGCATTTTTAAGCCCGATTTTTTCCTTATGGAATGTTACCGTGAAATCTGCCTTAACAGCCTTATGTTCAACCATTCCCGTTTGTGGATCTAGTCCTGTTGGAATATCTACTGCAATAACAGTACTATTTGAACTATTAATAATATCTATGGCTTTAGAAACTGGTTCTCTAAGTTTTCCTTTGGTTCCTGTCCCAAGTATTGCATCTAACACCAGTTCTGCACTGCTAAATCCCAATTGAGAATGATCTTCAATAATATTCAATACAATACTACTAGTTTCAATATTTAATTTATGGAGCACTTCCCAGTTTTTCAATGATTCAGGTGAACTTATACGTGATGGATGCCCAATCAGGAAAATTTCTACTTCAAAACCATGATTAAGGAGATATCTCGCAGTCACAAATCCATCTCCTCCGTTCCCCCCAGTTCCAGCATATATATTTACTTTGCATGGTTTTGAAATTTCAAATATTTTTTGGGCAATACACTTTCCAGCATTTTCCATCAGTAAAGTCTTTGATATCCCCAGTGCCTCGGCGTTGGCATCAACAACCATCATGTCCATTATATTCATGTTATCACTAGTTATAAATTATAACATTAAAAACATATTAGATTTGTGTTATATCCTTTTTAAAGAACACAGATAATTAATTAATTAATATTTTTGAAAATGTAAAATTTTTTTTTAATTTGCTCCATTGTTGAGGGCATACATTTCATTCTAACTTAGAATTTTTAATAATTTATAGATAGTTATATGCTAAAAATTGAGATAATCATTCAATAGAATTAAATGAAATCATTGGCAAAATGAATATTAAGCAGTATCATGAAATTATTTTTAGTTTAAAGATATGCTCGGGTATTAAATTATTTTTGAACAGTGCATTATAGGTCTTTAACGAAATTAATAAATACTTTTTAGATGGATTATAAAGAAATGTATTTAAATTATTAATCCATAATTAGACTATCTATAATCATATAAGTGGAGGTTTGAGTTTGATAAAATATGGTGTTTTAGCTGGGGGACTTATTGCTATTTTCATAGTTGCTTTTTATGTTTTTGGGTATGAACCAACATCATTGGAATTAACTAAGAGCGAAAATTTATTTGATAAAAATATTACTAAACTGAATCAGACTGGAAAAACAGATCCTAATGCGATTGTTACCATTAATGGTGAAAAAGTACCTGTGGATAAAAATGGAAACTTTTATTGGGTTATAGATTTAAAAAATGGGAAAAATATAATTAACGTAACTGCTAAGGCTCCATTTAAATCCAAAAACCAAACATATGCCATCGTAAATAGGGCTGAAGATAAAGATGGTGTCACTGGAGATTGGGATTGGAATAATACCTATGAAACATAATAATGAATC
This window contains:
- a CDS encoding DUF4040 domain-containing protein is translated as MIEYIFMITAILGAVISLMQRDLLKAAILTGIPGASLAFLYQYLQAPDVALTQAIVGSAIVPVFFALAVLRTRRVEE
- a CDS encoding NAD(P)H-hydrate dehydratase, coding for MNIMDMMVVDANAEALGISKTLLMENAGKCIAQKIFEISKPCKVNIYAGTGGNGGDGFVTARYLLNHGFEVEIFLIGHPSRISSPESLKNWEVLHKLNIETSSIVLNIIEDHSQLGFSSAELVLDAILGTGTKGKLREPVSKAIDIINSSNSTVIAVDIPTGLDPQTGMVEHKAVKADFTVTFHKEKIGLKNADEEYLGDLKVCDIGIPEEAELYTGPGDLLRLTQRNINSHKGQNGNLLVLGGSKDYSGAPALAAISALRSGVDISVIACPKCVTSTIRSYSPDLIVKSLSNNYVTFDDTAKILELSKNANSMVIGCGIGREEETGLALTEMIEKINMPIVIDADALKLLNLDLIKHYRNEVILTPHKAEFKAFFGVDVPKKLDNQIDTILECSKKCKCTVLLKGSTDIISNGDKIKLNSTGNPGMTVGGTGDVLAGIVGALVAQGHEAFEAAYLGSFINGNAGDLAAEEYGYNLIASDIWKYIPQVFKRRI
- a CDS encoding argininosuccinate synthase, translating into MKKVVLAFSGGLDTTVCVKLLQEKYNMEVITACVDVGQPEDEIRRPAEVANKIGVKKHYTIDAKHEFAEEFIFRGIKANAEYEGYPLSTSLARPLIAMKIVQLAEKENAYAIAHGCTGKGNDQFRFETTIRSSSLCEIIAPVRDLSLTRTEELDYAKTHDIPLYSDKLYSIDENLWGRSIEGDVLEDPMVETPEEAFEWTVSTDEAPDEAQIIKISFEKGVPVALDDVEMGAYKIISESNRIAGLHGIGRIDIIEDRIIGLKSRENYETPGAVLILTAHKALEQLTLTREELKFANTITQTYSEIVYNGLWHEPLREDLDCIIDNMQKRVTGNVKLRLHKGSIKTLSRESPYSLYSEEAVTFEDKETDQREIAGMVKNYGLQAACYQKVCKKD
- a CDS encoding monovalent cation/H+ antiporter complex subunit F; amino-acid sequence: MNILLISEYILMGALAIFAIATIRITTRKKIAMALVGLSGLSIAIATMLILVQHVYNLGFCKDIATALIFLGPVGTIAFARVLRG
- a CDS encoding cation:proton antiporter subunit C; amino-acid sequence: MIMDTQLASLLTSGALIVIGIFGALFLDNLIKKVIALAFIGDGANLFLVSLGYKAGGIVYIFLPGMSMSNFSQNASYPLPYALVLTSIVIGASTMAVMLGIIIVLNKKYGSISASKILGE
- a CDS encoding metal-dependent hydrolase, which gives rise to MPSYKEHVLASIIMVFPFFPEVFYVALAVVGASIIDMDHKVNQKNIIIMGLLGVILALLLYIFKLPYLVGVLIALMALLFYISDHRGFMHSILGIIFITGCISFFVLGAYILLSDYNISLKISLIIILLILGIVILNKKLVPVFGFLIIIGLIFSTRIGFNTYYVVLSLFLGCLSHIILDLFTPSGVQLLNPISSEKFKKLAGLTLLGIWGGCVIASVVLYGNNFFIIR
- a CDS encoding succinylglutamate desuccinylase/aspartoacylase family protein, producing the protein MVLKDDITIISNKTGGIVNKNENLMAYVPEGYTCTQLINAAKHGTPMLKIGFSSPKIMITAGVHGNELPAQIAALWLAEELKDKNINGTVYIIPFAIPDATMKNSRRFKGFDMNRSASKEGSISNKILNAIDDLNIVSISDFHSTKPRSNPGIESVFCSKNPCPESYIIAKYITKSMSSKIICHSTAGSLYSGAIEDECNIRGIAAVTCEVVSENCEVTHGSPERSYLQMIYYLKYFGLI
- a CDS encoding pro-sigmaK processing inhibitor BofA family protein is translated as MVLNTILIGIILAVIIAIGLIILFKAAGIIVKILLHMGFGLILLFIVDLIPFVHVPINVLTVLVAGFGGFIGVVLLVILGVLGFY
- a CDS encoding monovalent cation/H+ antiporter subunit G (subunit G of antiporter complex involved in resistance to high concentrations of Na+, K+, Li+ and/or alkali) — its product is MTDVITLIQSAILIIAAFLVLLAAYGILRYGDNIENIIYARIHILGVADTALIIALLALNEPLLAVAYFILAPFAAHAIANGYFYGEEEQ
- a CDS encoding monovalent cation/H+ antiporter subunit E; the protein is MFITRIFYGIAYFIVLIFEILKAELDVAKRVLNGKVEPVVVEIKTELKRPISQTILANSITLTPGTLSIDLDSENCILKVATISPRSVEEIIPFESYIKGMLE